Proteins encoded together in one Pontiella desulfatans window:
- a CDS encoding putative glycoside hydrolase encodes MNRKSIVLSACLLGLGCVAQAEMLAGYDFDTGAGVGTLAATAEGTHVSASAFNTGPGLANQIETFFAPDDGLDAEGNAFGTTNRFAFGGSKADLGFADMGNSNHLIAAIVANDYFEFSVTPDANHKLHLTRLTFRAFAEELTGSAERWALFTSVDGFLGGTQIAEGQTSDAGTWNGGSNKVVVDLSAGKFQGLGGVTFRFYLYGGGETTNSATAFDKVVVHGLATESTVAVGYDFDADAADPGAATVVASKLAASPLTSPMGISFEATAGDDTGLDATGAVFGNPTRLGAVGIGVDDAPTSSFIDAVAGDDYATFTVTPDAGAAFHLSQLRFKATKQAGASVDEYALADASGNLIGSAVVITNVVGLAGAYDVVGIDLSGTVFEEISGPTEFRIYAWGAETSGTAGTLAAIDKLTLHGTPVNASGRNSHFWMTLRPLAGTAWASDTDLVLANGYRSVDLGSPDLSCTRVETGSNWVYQITWTGNSLLGGAGAETLRFNVVADAFNGADYVYRATANASSVASLGTASSPTDILNRWGVGTDYDIDAGESIRMTQQDFMVAGAGLAVNGLELERSFESILVEETNGGYDHKIIFGTGTNLPSASFQQPTATYAVNGDSFSVTGAGSNAGARQWAIQQVKFSFVIKNPALTVEDPGHPFSDLENGHSYGATPYEPTSTNKLANAFPAFSWKVIPRTMLIRKASNSFTVEESERIANRYDFVVFEKANGGIDGYRDKAASLKAVNPDIKTVFYWNSRIYYGHYSVDDSINDHYDEYIDPYFTIRDGLPTYVRENPECLDWWVGVCLKMMGVEAGTAANGTPFQPSNIDGTFVDKSGVPSWMLEALYTNSPGDKFIMNNNGDNRSRITHLDGTYREGWTEGGSDDAIAYAIALAQESGRNQKLTMLRNPTSGKASEREMEDSVDFVLGVYLTYAEKYAYFYHQQSVDATDPVYQWLTDYYDQFQRPLGEPFGEAIKDGWVYARSFEHCDVFLDLDPDSGASNLTRILWKNDVGSSALAGGGSSNTDDTYVLQGGGNMSGTSDSFFYLSDLHYGSGEIVACIDSLDHTHAEAKAGIMFRERNEPATQDGYIAAYSNGTILVSGARTVAVVRDPAGQMQMVYRSATNGPLQTAGTVEQAYGPYARLARSGDTFIGQCSPDGESWTNIAEVVLSMDEKVEMGMAVSSGDNAVLAEAVFSAFSRVEYSPGGYMEWVSRFGLTGADAEQSADVERGGAGDGYDNLAEYALGMNPTDTDAGSRDWTDIVSEGGTNWFEYVHGRRSDYVEQGLSYLLIDSTNLVASATSTNTQDQILVGLGIDGYEPVTNRYLIEEPEKFIEFQVRQE; translated from the coding sequence GTGAACAGGAAGTCCATCGTTTTAAGTGCTTGTTTGCTGGGGCTGGGTTGCGTTGCGCAGGCGGAGATGCTGGCGGGATATGATTTTGATACGGGCGCCGGAGTGGGCACCTTGGCTGCAACGGCCGAGGGAACCCATGTATCCGCTTCGGCTTTTAATACGGGGCCCGGTTTGGCGAATCAGATCGAAACCTTCTTTGCGCCCGATGACGGCCTGGATGCGGAAGGCAATGCCTTTGGCACAACCAACCGGTTTGCGTTCGGGGGCTCGAAAGCCGATCTGGGGTTTGCAGACATGGGCAACTCCAACCATCTGATCGCCGCGATCGTCGCAAACGACTATTTCGAATTCAGCGTTACGCCGGATGCGAACCATAAACTGCATTTAACGCGTTTAACGTTCCGGGCGTTCGCGGAGGAGTTGACCGGTTCGGCCGAGCGCTGGGCGCTGTTCACTTCCGTGGACGGTTTTTTGGGAGGCACCCAAATCGCGGAGGGGCAGACGAGCGATGCGGGAACGTGGAACGGCGGATCCAATAAGGTGGTGGTCGATTTGTCCGCAGGCAAATTCCAGGGTTTGGGCGGGGTCACCTTCCGCTTCTACCTCTACGGTGGCGGCGAGACGACGAATTCCGCCACTGCGTTCGATAAGGTGGTGGTGCATGGCCTGGCGACCGAGAGCACGGTGGCCGTTGGCTACGACTTCGATGCCGATGCGGCAGACCCCGGCGCCGCAACGGTCGTTGCCTCCAAGTTGGCGGCGAGTCCGCTGACGTCGCCCATGGGCATCTCGTTTGAGGCCACGGCGGGCGATGATACGGGGCTGGATGCCACCGGCGCCGTTTTCGGCAACCCTACCCGGCTCGGGGCTGTGGGGATCGGCGTCGATGACGCACCCACGTCTTCCTTCATCGATGCCGTTGCCGGGGATGACTATGCCACGTTTACCGTTACGCCTGATGCCGGGGCGGCGTTCCACCTGAGCCAGCTCCGGTTCAAGGCGACCAAGCAGGCAGGTGCTTCCGTGGACGAATATGCCCTGGCGGATGCTTCGGGCAACTTGATTGGAAGTGCGGTCGTCATCACGAACGTGGTCGGGCTGGCGGGGGCCTACGATGTGGTGGGCATTGACTTGTCGGGCACGGTCTTTGAAGAGATTAGCGGCCCCACGGAATTCCGCATTTATGCCTGGGGGGCGGAAACCAGCGGAACCGCCGGTACGCTGGCCGCGATCGACAAGCTGACGCTGCACGGCACTCCCGTGAATGCCTCCGGACGGAACAGCCATTTTTGGATGACCTTGCGGCCGCTGGCCGGAACGGCATGGGCGAGCGATACGGATCTGGTGCTCGCCAATGGATACCGCAGCGTGGACCTCGGGTCGCCCGATCTCTCCTGCACCCGGGTGGAAACTGGTTCGAACTGGGTGTATCAAATTACCTGGACGGGGAACAGTCTGCTCGGCGGCGCCGGGGCCGAGACGTTGCGGTTCAATGTGGTGGCCGATGCGTTCAACGGTGCCGACTATGTCTACCGTGCGACTGCAAACGCATCCAGTGTCGCTTCGCTCGGAACGGCTTCCTCGCCCACGGATATCCTCAACCGGTGGGGCGTCGGTACGGACTATGACATCGATGCCGGCGAGTCGATCCGTATGACGCAGCAGGATTTCATGGTGGCAGGGGCGGGCCTTGCCGTGAACGGACTCGAGCTGGAACGTTCATTCGAGTCCATCCTGGTGGAGGAAACCAATGGCGGCTATGACCATAAAATCATTTTCGGGACGGGAACGAACCTGCCTTCCGCGAGCTTCCAGCAACCGACGGCAACCTATGCGGTGAACGGGGACTCCTTTTCCGTTACCGGGGCGGGCAGCAATGCCGGAGCCCGGCAGTGGGCCATCCAACAGGTCAAGTTCAGCTTCGTCATAAAAAACCCGGCGCTAACGGTGGAGGATCCCGGGCATCCGTTTTCCGACCTGGAAAACGGGCACTCCTACGGAGCGACGCCTTACGAGCCAACCTCGACCAACAAACTCGCCAATGCCTTCCCTGCGTTTTCCTGGAAGGTCATTCCCCGGACCATGCTGATCCGCAAGGCGAGCAATTCCTTCACGGTCGAGGAGAGCGAGCGGATTGCCAACCGCTACGACTTTGTTGTGTTTGAAAAGGCCAATGGCGGCATCGATGGATACCGGGATAAGGCGGCCTCGCTGAAGGCCGTGAACCCGGACATCAAAACCGTCTTCTACTGGAACTCCCGGATCTATTACGGACACTACTCGGTCGATGATTCGATTAACGACCATTACGACGAATACATCGATCCGTACTTCACGATTCGGGACGGGTTGCCGACCTATGTTCGGGAAAACCCCGAATGCCTCGACTGGTGGGTTGGGGTTTGCCTGAAAATGATGGGGGTGGAAGCGGGGACGGCCGCGAATGGGACGCCCTTCCAGCCTTCCAACATCGACGGCACCTTCGTCGATAAATCGGGTGTCCCTTCCTGGATGCTGGAGGCGCTTTATACGAACAGCCCCGGCGACAAGTTCATCATGAACAACAATGGCGATAACCGGTCGCGCATTACGCATCTGGATGGGACCTACCGGGAAGGTTGGACGGAGGGCGGGAGCGATGATGCCATCGCCTACGCCATTGCCCTTGCCCAGGAAAGTGGACGCAACCAAAAGCTGACGATGCTCCGGAACCCGACAAGCGGAAAGGCCAGCGAGCGCGAGATGGAAGACTCGGTCGACTTTGTGCTCGGCGTCTATCTGACCTATGCCGAAAAGTATGCCTATTTCTACCACCAGCAGAGCGTGGATGCCACGGATCCGGTCTATCAATGGCTGACGGATTACTACGACCAGTTCCAACGCCCCTTGGGCGAGCCCTTTGGCGAAGCCATCAAGGATGGTTGGGTTTATGCCCGGAGCTTTGAACACTGCGATGTCTTCCTCGATCTGGACCCGGATTCGGGGGCATCGAACCTGACCCGGATTCTGTGGAAGAACGATGTCGGCAGTTCGGCGTTGGCCGGCGGCGGATCTTCCAACACGGATGATACCTATGTGCTGCAAGGCGGCGGAAACATGTCCGGCACCTCGGACAGCTTCTTCTATCTCTCCGACCTCCACTATGGAAGCGGGGAAATCGTGGCCTGTATCGATTCTCTGGACCATACCCATGCGGAGGCCAAGGCGGGCATCATGTTCCGGGAGCGGAACGAGCCGGCAACGCAAGACGGATACATCGCCGCCTACAGCAATGGCACCATCCTCGTTTCCGGCGCCCGTACGGTCGCGGTGGTCCGCGATCCGGCAGGGCAGATGCAGATGGTCTATCGGTCGGCAACAAACGGCCCCCTGCAGACGGCGGGAACCGTGGAACAGGCCTATGGGCCGTACGCCAGGCTGGCGCGCAGCGGCGACACTTTCATCGGACAGTGTTCCCCGGACGGGGAAAGTTGGACAAACATTGCGGAGGTTGTTCTTTCAATGGATGAAAAGGTGGAGATGGGCATGGCGGTCTCCTCCGGGGACAACGCTGTTTTGGCCGAAGCGGTCTTCAGTGCATTTTCACGCGTTGAATATTCGCCGGGCGGCTATATGGAATGGGTTTCGCGCTTTGGCCTGACCGGCGCTGATGCGGAGCAGTCCGCCGATGTGGAGCGCGGCGGTGCCGGCGACGGCTACGACAACCTGGCGGAATATGCCCTCGGCATGAACCCGACCGATACCGATGCCGGTTCCAGGGATTGGACAGATATTGTGTCGGAGGGCGGAACAAACTGGTTCGAGTATGTCCACGGCCGCCGCTCCGACTATGTCGAGCAGGGGCTCAGCTACCTGCTGATCGACTCAACGAATCTGGTGGCTTCGGCCACATCCACCAACACGCAGGATCAAATCCTCGTCGGCCTTGGTATCGATGGCTACGAGCCCGTCACCAATCGGTACTTGATCGAGGAGCCCGAAAAATTCATTGAGTTCCAGGTTCGGCAGGAGTAG
- a CDS encoding putative glycoside hydrolase: MKIVFYSMLMVACVAGADRMPDFSWDRVPLYVHIRKDTAFTNDEIKYLATFPLITFEKATGHKDSGSVEAGTLKAARAVKKINPDTKILYYRNVIVHYGGYAADDGLKDIPGAFLKGRDGNTKLIRNRVQAYDLSDKALRSWWVDAAKDVCSDPSVDGIFLDGVVKVLEPGFLKGPIGAEKKADVLGGYVAMMEDTRKMLGPKKLMLANILRARFPDSGLAYMKALDGSYIEGFEGAVGGMSKKDYVAKGMEAFQTAARQGAIVAFTCGLGDNRQDADETPGAPGKKSKPGKGSGDARNRFNYQLAMFLICAEKYSYFDLKDSYDAKSSKTWMTHPADYDRPLGPPKGPAVRKGYTYTRQFAHASVKLDIENETGEVLWK, from the coding sequence ATGAAGATTGTTTTTTATTCGATGTTGATGGTGGCTTGCGTGGCGGGCGCGGATAGGATGCCCGATTTTAGTTGGGACCGCGTGCCGTTGTATGTGCATATCCGGAAGGATACCGCGTTCACCAACGATGAGATCAAGTATCTCGCAACCTTTCCGCTCATTACGTTTGAGAAGGCCACGGGGCACAAGGATTCCGGCTCCGTGGAGGCGGGAACGCTGAAGGCCGCGCGGGCCGTTAAGAAGATTAATCCGGACACGAAGATCCTCTATTACCGCAACGTGATTGTGCATTACGGAGGCTATGCCGCCGATGACGGGTTGAAGGATATTCCGGGCGCCTTCCTGAAGGGGCGCGATGGCAATACGAAACTCATCCGCAACCGTGTGCAGGCCTACGATCTCTCGGATAAGGCGCTGCGCAGCTGGTGGGTCGATGCCGCAAAGGATGTTTGTTCCGATCCGTCGGTTGATGGAATCTTCCTGGACGGTGTCGTCAAGGTGCTGGAGCCGGGCTTCCTGAAAGGCCCGATCGGCGCGGAGAAGAAGGCCGACGTGTTGGGCGGGTATGTGGCGATGATGGAGGATACGCGCAAAATGCTCGGGCCGAAGAAGCTCATGCTGGCCAATATCCTGAGGGCGCGTTTTCCGGATTCGGGGCTCGCTTACATGAAGGCGCTGGATGGTTCCTATATCGAGGGCTTCGAGGGCGCCGTGGGGGGGATGTCGAAGAAGGACTATGTTGCCAAGGGCATGGAGGCCTTCCAGACCGCCGCCCGGCAGGGGGCCATTGTTGCCTTCACGTGTGGCCTGGGCGACAACCGGCAGGATGCGGATGAAACCCCGGGGGCTCCCGGAAAGAAGAGCAAACCCGGCAAGGGGAGCGGCGACGCCAGGAACCGTTTCAACTACCAGTTGGCGATGTTCCTGATCTGCGCCGAGAAGTATAGCTATTTTGATTTGAAAGACAGCTATGATGCGAAAAGCAGCAAGACCTGGATGACGCATCCGGCCGACTACGACCGTCCATTGGGCCCGCCCAAAGGGCCGGCGGTTCGGAAAGGCTACACGTACACCCGCCAGTTCGCCCATGCTTCGGTTAAGCTCGATATTGAAAATGAAACGGGCGAGGTGCTCTGGAAATAA
- a CDS encoding alpha-L-fucosidase, translating into MNQSKFKQGCGMACVLLFCLQAGAQIKPTWESMAEHYTVPEWFVDGKIGVWMHWGIPSATDEDRPNDGSHYGRRMYGPNDGESGAQLKMTEELTAFHTKRYGPPSEFGYEDLVPLFTAEKWDPDALVDYVKGNGARFVMPVACHHDNFDMYDSFHPWNSAAMGPKRDTLKEWKAAAQKHGLKFGVSTHLYWSPRFFNTARQYQKPGTLEAKLFNMEFDPKEYSRQDSWNEHWYARCWEIIEKYDPDLFNNDCPFPSEKTGKSLGVQLFSSYINRDLKENNGKQTVVFSCKSGNLDRKAFTYNLERGASADIQPEPWMWATDLSGGWYYRKGAVNKMSVPVMIGNAVDAISKNGVVMMNIALKGDGTIPANQAAYLDAFGIFLKTCGEGIYGSRPWNIYGEGPTRIKDGRQGENKADFTQADIRFTTKDGVLYAFVLAKPEKDIVIKALADGGLYGKRISSISMLGSSEKLKWKQASDALVISLPKSLPEGLCVVGFRID; encoded by the coding sequence ATGAATCAATCGAAGTTTAAGCAAGGCTGCGGCATGGCCTGCGTTTTATTGTTTTGCTTGCAGGCGGGGGCGCAGATCAAACCGACGTGGGAGTCGATGGCGGAACATTACACGGTTCCGGAGTGGTTTGTGGATGGAAAGATCGGCGTCTGGATGCACTGGGGGATTCCCTCGGCGACGGACGAGGACCGGCCGAACGACGGCTCGCATTATGGCCGCCGCATGTATGGGCCGAACGACGGCGAAAGCGGCGCACAGTTAAAAATGACCGAGGAGCTTACGGCCTTCCATACCAAGCGGTACGGGCCGCCCTCCGAGTTTGGGTATGAGGATCTTGTTCCGCTTTTCACGGCGGAAAAATGGGATCCGGATGCGCTGGTGGACTATGTTAAAGGCAACGGGGCCCGTTTCGTTATGCCGGTGGCCTGCCACCACGACAATTTTGATATGTATGATTCGTTCCATCCGTGGAACTCGGCGGCCATGGGGCCGAAGCGCGACACGCTGAAGGAGTGGAAGGCCGCGGCGCAAAAACACGGGTTGAAGTTTGGGGTTTCGACGCATCTCTACTGGTCGCCCCGGTTCTTCAACACCGCGCGGCAATACCAGAAACCGGGCACGCTGGAGGCGAAGCTGTTCAACATGGAGTTCGATCCGAAGGAGTATTCGAGACAGGACAGCTGGAACGAGCACTGGTATGCGCGGTGCTGGGAGATCATCGAGAAATACGATCCCGACCTGTTCAACAACGATTGTCCGTTCCCGAGCGAGAAGACCGGCAAGAGCCTTGGGGTTCAATTGTTCTCTTCCTACATCAACCGGGACCTGAAGGAAAACAACGGCAAGCAGACCGTGGTCTTTTCCTGCAAAAGCGGAAACCTGGATCGGAAGGCCTTCACCTATAATCTGGAGCGCGGGGCTTCGGCCGATATCCAGCCCGAACCGTGGATGTGGGCGACCGACCTTTCCGGCGGCTGGTACTACCGCAAGGGCGCCGTTAATAAAATGAGCGTGCCGGTGATGATCGGCAATGCCGTGGATGCCATCAGTAAAAACGGGGTGGTGATGATGAACATCGCGCTCAAGGGGGACGGCACGATTCCGGCGAACCAGGCGGCCTATCTCGACGCGTTCGGCATCTTCCTGAAAACCTGCGGCGAGGGAATCTATGGCAGTCGTCCGTGGAACATATACGGCGAAGGACCCACCAGGATCAAGGATGGCCGCCAGGGCGAAAACAAGGCGGACTTCACCCAGGCGGACATCCGCTTCACCACCAAGGACGGCGTCCTCTATGCCTTCGTGCTGGCGAAACCGGAAAAGGATATTGTGATCAAGGCACTGGCCGACGGCGGACTGTACGGGAAGAGGATTTCCAGCATTTCAATGCTGGGGAGTTCGGAGAAGCTGAAGTGGAAGCAAGCATCCGATGCGCTGGTGATTTCGCTTCCGAAGAGCCTGCCCGAAGGGCTCTGCGTGGTTGGATTCCGGATTGATTAA
- a CDS encoding IS110 family RNA-guided transposase translates to MNMEKVYCGVDVSKKHLDAFNGKTARRFDNTCEGATALMNWAGNAHYVFESTGGYERMAAWMVMAADGTASIVNPSRVRHFALGMGQIAKTDPIDARMICDFASHTEPKPSKKPSSAQRRLTALVDRRVHLSDMHTAEKNRLGTADEPEMIRLIKQHLKWLEKQLEKIEAKITDTLAEDATMTKKAKCIQSIKGLGIVNAVTLLAHLPEIGTLSRREIASLAGLAPFNRDSGGKSGRRHVCGGRRRLRSCLYMAAMNARTYNPVLREFYQRLVNENHRPKMVALTAVMRKLLIAANSAVKNAEI, encoded by the coding sequence ATGAACATGGAAAAAGTATACTGCGGCGTCGATGTTTCCAAGAAGCATCTGGACGCCTTCAATGGAAAAACAGCGCGGCGCTTCGACAACACCTGCGAGGGTGCCACGGCGCTTATGAACTGGGCGGGCAACGCCCACTATGTCTTCGAGTCCACGGGAGGCTACGAACGCATGGCCGCCTGGATGGTGATGGCCGCCGACGGCACCGCGAGCATCGTGAACCCGTCGCGTGTCCGGCACTTCGCGCTGGGCATGGGGCAGATCGCCAAGACCGACCCGATCGACGCGCGGATGATTTGCGACTTTGCGTCGCACACCGAGCCCAAGCCGTCCAAGAAGCCTTCCTCTGCGCAGCGTAGGCTCACCGCTCTCGTTGACCGAAGGGTGCACCTGAGCGACATGCATACGGCCGAGAAGAACCGCTTGGGAACCGCCGACGAGCCGGAGATGATCAGACTGATCAAACAGCACCTCAAATGGCTTGAAAAGCAGCTCGAGAAAATCGAAGCGAAAATCACTGACACCCTTGCCGAAGACGCAACCATGACGAAGAAGGCCAAGTGCATCCAGTCCATCAAAGGTCTGGGCATCGTCAATGCGGTGACACTGCTCGCCCATCTCCCCGAGATCGGCACGCTTTCGCGCAGGGAGATCGCGTCGCTGGCGGGACTCGCTCCCTTCAACCGGGACAGCGGGGGCAAGTCCGGCAGACGGCATGTCTGCGGAGGAAGGCGCAGGCTGCGCTCCTGTCTGTACATGGCTGCCATGAACGCCAGGACATACAACCCCGTTCTGCGCGAGTTCTACCAGCGTCTGGTAAATGAAAACCACCGCCCCAAAATGGTCGCGCTTACGGCGGTCATGAGAAAGTTGCTCATCGCCGCCAACTCCGCCGTTAAAAATGCTGAAATTTAG